From the genome of Candidatus Eremiobacteraceae bacterium, one region includes:
- the ppdK gene encoding pyruvate, phosphate dikinase: MKTGKSVSKTKAVTSKKPAAKAAISAKAAKPAKSAKSVKSVKAVAPAKPVKVASSAKNGKPAAPAKGQKLSAAAKTIKAGEALGLVMAEVTETVPAAPVEVLIPPLGHIDRRPMPKLPTQRVKTPKKLDPPSKLHLGKMTYAFEDGGADMRDLLGGKGAGLGEMTRIGLPVPPGFTITTEVCRRYVELGRQFPPGLEEEIHRRIAELERKTGKEFGGETNPLLVSVRSGARVSMPGMMDTVLNLGLNNRTCNALVVLTKNDKFAWDAYRRFVQMFATVVLGMKRDPFDEVIERYVAKARIPSESDLTALAFRNMTSEFKALVRHYTKKDFPEDVYSQLRMAVDAVFNSWNSKRAQEYRKHERIPDWWGTAVNVVTMVFGNMGEDSGTGVAFTRNPSTGEKKLYGEFLPNAQGEDVVSGSRTPFSIAELDKRSPKLFKQFLEIAATLEKHYHDMQDIEFTVERGKLYILQCRSGKRSAAAAIQIAADMVKEHHITRDEAVMRIDPGSIQALLHAQLDDKVKVKPATRGLNAAPGAATGVVAFEPDEAVELKRQNKRCVLVRPMTTPDDVHGMIAAEGILTSQGGATSHAAVVARGMGKPAVVGCEAILIDLRARQFTIKGTNTVVKAGDPITIDGTTGYVYLEEMPMQAARISPQFQHILTWADEYKRLGVWANADTPEDAQKARDFGAEGIGLCRTEHMFMQQERLPVVQEMIMAETPDSRRKCLEQLLPMQREDFKGILKAMKGLPVTIRLLDPPLHEFLPSLEDLLVETTELRLTKSDATLLAKKDKILRRVRALHESNPMLGLRVCRLGIVYPEIYQMQVRAIVEAAVELRKEKVDARPFIMIPGVGTVTEMIAVKGLVVKEAERIIKEAGVKLSYQVGTMIELPRACLVAHRIADHAEFFSFGTNDLTQTVFGYSRDDAESTFIPAYLEKKILREDPFQVIDRDGVGEMMRMAMERGRSTRPDIKLGICGEHGGDPTSVTFCHELGLDYVSCSPFRVPVARMAAAQAVLRERAAADKSPKKKDQD, from the coding sequence TTGAAGACTGGCAAGTCCGTCAGCAAGACCAAGGCCGTCACATCGAAGAAGCCGGCCGCCAAAGCCGCGATATCGGCAAAGGCCGCGAAGCCGGCGAAATCCGCAAAATCCGTCAAGTCCGTTAAGGCAGTCGCGCCGGCGAAGCCAGTCAAAGTAGCAAGCTCGGCGAAGAACGGCAAGCCCGCTGCTCCGGCCAAAGGCCAGAAGCTGAGCGCGGCCGCTAAGACGATCAAGGCCGGCGAAGCGCTTGGACTCGTCATGGCGGAAGTCACGGAGACCGTTCCGGCTGCTCCCGTTGAAGTCTTGATCCCGCCGCTCGGCCATATCGACCGGCGGCCGATGCCGAAGTTGCCGACGCAGCGCGTGAAGACGCCGAAGAAGCTCGATCCTCCGAGCAAACTCCATCTGGGCAAGATGACGTACGCGTTCGAGGATGGCGGCGCGGACATGCGCGACCTTCTCGGCGGCAAAGGTGCGGGTCTCGGCGAGATGACACGCATCGGGTTGCCCGTTCCGCCGGGCTTCACGATCACGACCGAAGTCTGCCGCCGCTACGTCGAGCTCGGCCGCCAGTTCCCGCCTGGATTAGAAGAAGAGATCCACCGGCGCATCGCCGAGCTCGAGCGCAAGACCGGGAAGGAGTTCGGCGGCGAGACGAACCCGCTGCTCGTCTCAGTGCGCTCGGGCGCGCGCGTCAGCATGCCCGGCATGATGGACACCGTCCTCAATCTCGGGCTCAACAACCGTACGTGCAACGCGCTCGTCGTGCTGACGAAAAACGATAAGTTCGCCTGGGACGCCTATCGGCGATTCGTCCAGATGTTCGCGACCGTCGTGTTGGGGATGAAGCGCGATCCATTCGATGAGGTCATCGAACGCTACGTTGCCAAAGCGCGCATCCCGTCCGAGTCCGACCTCACTGCGCTCGCGTTCCGCAATATGACGAGCGAGTTCAAAGCGCTGGTCCGCCACTATACGAAGAAAGATTTCCCCGAAGACGTCTATTCGCAGCTGCGCATGGCGGTGGACGCCGTGTTCAATTCGTGGAACTCAAAGCGCGCGCAAGAGTATCGCAAACACGAGCGCATTCCCGACTGGTGGGGCACGGCAGTCAACGTCGTGACCATGGTCTTCGGCAACATGGGCGAAGATTCGGGTACCGGCGTGGCATTCACGCGCAACCCGTCCACCGGCGAGAAAAAACTCTACGGCGAATTCTTGCCGAACGCACAAGGCGAAGATGTCGTCTCCGGCAGCCGCACGCCGTTCAGCATCGCCGAGCTCGACAAGCGCAGTCCGAAACTGTTCAAGCAGTTCCTCGAGATCGCGGCGACGCTTGAGAAGCACTACCACGACATGCAGGACATCGAGTTCACGGTCGAGCGCGGCAAGCTCTATATTTTGCAGTGCCGCTCGGGCAAGCGCAGCGCCGCCGCCGCGATCCAAATCGCCGCCGACATGGTCAAGGAACATCACATCACGCGCGACGAGGCGGTGATGCGGATCGACCCCGGATCCATCCAGGCGCTGCTGCACGCACAACTCGACGACAAGGTCAAAGTCAAACCGGCCACTCGCGGACTGAACGCCGCACCCGGTGCTGCGACCGGCGTGGTCGCCTTCGAGCCTGATGAAGCGGTTGAACTCAAGCGCCAGAACAAACGCTGCGTGCTCGTGCGGCCCATGACGACGCCGGACGATGTGCACGGCATGATCGCGGCCGAGGGCATACTGACATCGCAGGGCGGGGCGACTTCGCACGCCGCCGTTGTGGCACGCGGGATGGGCAAGCCGGCGGTGGTGGGCTGCGAGGCCATCCTCATCGACTTGCGCGCGCGCCAGTTCACGATCAAAGGCACGAACACGGTCGTGAAGGCCGGCGATCCGATCACGATCGACGGAACGACCGGTTACGTGTATCTCGAAGAGATGCCGATGCAGGCCGCGCGGATCTCGCCGCAGTTCCAGCATATCTTGACCTGGGCCGATGAATACAAGCGGCTCGGTGTGTGGGCGAACGCCGACACGCCCGAAGACGCACAAAAGGCGCGCGATTTCGGCGCCGAAGGCATCGGGCTCTGCCGCACCGAGCACATGTTCATGCAGCAAGAGCGGTTGCCCGTCGTGCAAGAGATGATCATGGCGGAGACGCCGGATTCGCGCCGTAAATGCCTCGAGCAGCTGCTGCCGATGCAGCGCGAGGACTTCAAAGGCATCCTCAAGGCGATGAAGGGCCTGCCGGTCACGATCCGTCTGCTTGACCCGCCGCTGCACGAGTTTTTGCCGTCGCTCGAAGATCTGCTCGTCGAGACCACCGAGCTGCGGCTGACGAAGTCCGACGCGACATTGCTCGCGAAAAAGGACAAGATACTGCGCCGCGTGCGCGCGCTGCACGAGAGCAATCCCATGCTGGGCTTGCGCGTCTGCCGGCTCGGCATCGTCTATCCCGAGATCTATCAGATGCAAGTGCGTGCGATCGTCGAAGCCGCAGTCGAGCTGCGCAAGGAGAAGGTGGACGCGCGTCCGTTCATCATGATTCCCGGCGTGGGAACCGTCACCGAAATGATCGCGGTCAAAGGGCTTGTCGTCAAGGAAGCCGAGCGCATCATCAAAGAGGCCGGCGTGAAGCTCAGCTATCAAGTCGGCACGATGATCGAGCTGCCCCGCGCATGCTTGGTGGCGCACCGCATCGCGGATCACGCCGAATTCTTCTCGTTCGGCACGAACGATCTGACGCAGACCGTGTTCGGCTACTCCCGTGACGACGCCGAAAGCACGTTCATCCCCGCGTATCTTGAGAAGAAGATCTTGCGGGAAGATCCGTTCCAGGTCATCGACCGCGACGGCGTTGGCGAGATGATGCGCATGGCGATGGAGCGCGGCAGATCCACGCGGCCGGACATCAAACTCGGGATCTGCGGCGAACACGGCGGCGATCCAACGTCGGTCACGTTCTGCCACGAGCTCGGGCTGGACTACGTCTCCTGTTCGCCGTTCCGCGTGCCCGTCGCGCGAATGGCGGCCGCGCAAGCGGTACTTCGCGAACGCGCCGCAGCCGACAAATCTCCGAAGAAGAAGGATCAGGACTGA
- a CDS encoding beta-ketoacyl-ACP reductase: MFKDRVAIVTGGTRGIGAAITTMLAREGAHVAAGYAKDKTGAEALQKSLTAAGHSVSIHQGNVGVPEDCKRVVEEVLGERGHVDFLVNNAGITVDKTVRKMTIDDWHAVLRANLSGAFYMTKQLLEHMIERNYGRIVNISSVIGETGNVGQANYAASKSGLFGFSKSLALEMARRGITVNCVAPGFIETEMVGAIPKAALDVVVEKIPMRRLGKPDEVARVVRFLLEEESAYITGAVYTVNGGLDM; encoded by the coding sequence ATGTTCAAGGATCGCGTCGCCATCGTCACGGGCGGTACGCGCGGCATCGGAGCCGCGATCACGACGATGTTGGCTCGCGAAGGCGCACACGTCGCTGCCGGCTACGCAAAAGATAAGACCGGCGCGGAAGCGCTGCAGAAGTCGCTGACGGCGGCGGGTCACTCGGTTTCGATCCACCAGGGCAACGTCGGCGTCCCCGAGGACTGCAAGCGCGTCGTGGAAGAGGTCTTGGGCGAACGCGGCCACGTCGATTTTCTCGTCAACAACGCGGGCATCACCGTGGACAAGACGGTGCGCAAGATGACCATCGACGACTGGCACGCGGTGCTGCGCGCTAATCTGTCGGGCGCGTTTTACATGACCAAGCAGCTGCTCGAGCACATGATCGAGCGCAACTACGGGCGCATCGTCAACATCAGCTCGGTGATCGGCGAGACCGGTAACGTGGGGCAAGCGAACTACGCCGCCTCGAAATCCGGCCTGTTCGGCTTCTCGAAGAGTCTCGCGCTCGAGATGGCGCGCCGCGGCATCACCGTCAACTGCGTCGCTCCCGGGTTCATCGAAACAGAGATGGTCGGCGCGATTCCCAAAGCCGCGCTCGATGTGGTCGTGGAGAAGATACCGATGCGCCGGCTTGGCAAGCCGGACGAAGTGGCGCGCGTCGTCCGCTTCCTGCTAGAGGAAGAATCCGCATACATAACCGGCGCTGTTTATACGGTCAACGGCGGCCTGGATATGTGA